One Caretta caretta isolate rCarCar2 chromosome 6, rCarCar1.hap1, whole genome shotgun sequence genomic region harbors:
- the MYOD1 gene encoding myoblast determination protein 1, translated as MDLLGPMEITDGSLCSFSAADDFYDDPCFNTSDMHFFEDLDPRLVHVGGLLKPEEHPHHHAHHHEDEHIRAPSGHHQAGRCLLWACKACKRKTTNADRRKAATMRERRRLSKVNEAFETLKRCTSTNPNQRLPKVEILRNAIRYIESLQALLREQEDSYYPGLEHYSGESDASSPRSNCSDGMMEYSGPSCSSRRRNSYDSNYYTESPNDPKHGKSSVVSSLDCLSSIVERISTDNSTCPVLPTVEGGAEGNPSSPQEGATLSESGAQIPSPTNCTQIPQDTSSSNPIYQVL; from the exons ATGGACTTGCTAGGCCCCATGGAGATAACGGATGGCTCCCTCTGCTCCTTCTCGGCGGCCGACGACTTTTACGATGACCCCTGCTTCAACACCTCGGACATGCACTTCTTCGAGGACCTGGACCCGCGGCTGGTGCACGTGGGTGGCTTGCTGAAGCCGGAGGAGCACCCCCACCACCACGCGCACCACCACGAGGACGAGCACATCAGGGCGCCCAGCGGCCACCACCAGGCCGGCCGCTGCCTGCTGTGGGCTTGCAAAGCCTGCAAGCGGAAGACCACCAACGCCGACCGGCGGAAGGCGGCCACCATGCGGGAGCGGCGGCGGCTCAGCAAGGTGAACGAGGCGTTCGAGACGCTCAAGCGCTGCACCTCCACCAACCCCAACCAGCGCCTGCCCAAGGTGGAGATCCTGCGCAACGCCATCCGCTACATCGAGAGCCTGCAGGCGCTGCTGCGGGAGCAGGAGGACAGCTACTACCCGGGGCTGGAGCACTACAGCGGCGAGTCGGACGCCTCCAGCCCCCGCTCCAACTGCTCCGACGGCATG ATGGAGTACAGTGGGCCCTCTTGCAGCTCTCGCAGGAGGAATAGCTATGACAGCAATTACTATACAGAATCACCAAATG ATCCAAAACATGGGAAAAGTTCAGTTGTCTCCAGCCTGGACTGTCTATCAAGCATTGTGGAGAGGATTTCCACAGATAACTCCACCTGCCCAGTGCTGCCCACAGTGGAAGGTGGAGCTGAGGGCAACCCGAGCTCGCCCCAAGAAGGAGCTACCCTGAGTGAGAGTGGAGCCCAAATTCCCTCACCTACCAACTGCACCCAGATTccccaggacaccagcagcagcaatCCCATCTACCAGGTGTTATAA